Genomic segment of Malus domestica chromosome 15, GDT2T_hap1:
TACTGGGATTATTATTTCTTGCGTTTGTTTGGTAAAAAATAAttgaactttttattttattttttactgttTTTATCTGAAGCTGCAATGGTGACAACAACTAGTCCAACTCCAAAACTAGAGGACTTCTTTGGAGGTGCAGCCATGGGGACCCATCAATATGAAAGCAGTGACAGAGAAGCCATGGCTCTCAGCTTAGAGAGCATGTTCTACCACCAAAACCCACACCCAACAACCCAACATCATGTACCCAGCAACCACCAAAACTTGATGAGCCATAGTCTTCAGCAGCACCAGCAGCAGACCCAGCAACACCAACAACAGTACTCATCATCATACTACTCAGGCCTCAGAACCCATGCGATGATCTTGGAGGAGGGTCACAAACAAACCCATGTTTCAGCAGATTATTACAATATGCACCCAGCAAGAATAGGGCTTGATCAGAGCATTGCAGAGATGAAGAGTTGGGTTTCCAGAAACAATTCCATGGACCAGAACAACATGGCTGCTGGGTGCATGGGAGAAAATGGGGGATTGTCCTATGGGGATTTGCAGTGTCTGAGCTTGTCCATGAGCCCTGGCTCACAGTCTAGCTGTGTGACCAGCTCACAGCAGATTTCTCCCACTGTGACTACAGATTGTGCGACATTGGTGGATACCAAGAAAAGAGGGCTTGAAAAGGTAGATCAAAAGCAGATTGTCCACAGGAAGTCCTTGGATACatttggccaaagaacctctCAGTACAGAGGAGTCACAAGGTTagtcatttcatttttttcatgattatttttttgttttttcaacttTTAAAACTAGTTTTGGGTAAAAAGTTATAATTTTGCAAACTGGGTTGTGATTTTTCTCTTGAATTTTCTGATTTCTTGATGCATTTGTATTGATCAGGCACCGATGGACCGGTCGATATGAAGCACATCTATGGGACAATACTTGCAAGAAAGAAGGCCAGAGCAGGAAGGGAAGGCAAGGTTTGTGAAGAAAACAAATTGATGTTTTTAATGCATTTTTCTTCCAGTCaatttttgcttttcttctgACTATTTTCCAtactatgtttttcatttttttggatttttcttgATTGGCTGGAAAttacaatcaaatgatgaatcTTCAGTTTACTTGGGTAAGCATTTCTTTTACATAAAATTTGACTGACCATATTAGCTGTCAAACAaggttgtttttgtttatcTAATCATTCCAAAATTTGCATTTTAGGAGGTTATGATACGGAGGAAAAAGCTGCAAGAGCTTATGATCTGGCAGCACTCAAGTATTGGGGACCATCCACTCACATTAATTTCCCAGTAATCATTCTGTTTTTTCGTTgtacttctttctttcttttttttcaatccatacctatatttattttggttACTAAAAATGCAACTTCTAGTTGGAAGACTATAAAAAAGAACTAGAGGACATGAAGAATATGACCAGACAAGAATATGTTGCTCACTTGAGAAGGTAGATCTTTGTTTTTGTTCAAGCTATTAAtcatttattaagtagatttatgAGCGCTTAAACGTTAACTAGTTTAGTAATGTAATGTGGTCTTTACAGGAAAAGCAGTGGATTCTCAAGAGGGGCTTCAATGTACAGAGGAGTGACAAGGTCTTATTAGCTATTCATAATTTCAAATAATAATTTAGATAAAAAAATCCATGAGAAAAGtgaatatatattaaataaaaatctctGAAATcaatatgttttctattttctctGTGTAGCAGACATCATCAACATGGAAGATGGCAAGCTAGGATTGGAAGGGTTGCTGGAAATAAGGATCTTTATCTTGGGACATTTAGtgagtgatttttcaaactttcACTTTTAGAAGACAAAATATCctttttttgtatatttttcaaGCATGTTATCATTATTTTTAGATGGTAGGGAAAAAAGAGATTGAATGAGATGATTCTATGACTTTAAAAGGCCAATCTTTGAAGCACTCTTAGCCCTTAGAACTGTTGTCTTTTAGCCAGTTATGGATACTACAGTATGGTTCTTTGGTGGTCAGCTTGACCTTCCCACTAAACTTTTGCTAAGGCTGTTCCCTTAGAGGCTCCCCATGTTTTCCCAGCTTTAAAATTTGATGAGTTTCCGTAAAACCCTAAGTTTTTCGGTTCTCTTTAATCTGTAATCTTTAGGCACCCAAGAGGAAGCTGCTGAGGCTTATGACATAGCTGCTATCAAATTTCGAGGACTGAATGCTGTCACCAACTTTGACATAACACGGTATGATGTGGATCAGATTATGTC
This window contains:
- the LOC103424515 gene encoding AP2-like ethylene-responsive transcription factor ANT — encoded protein: MKSMSNDDSNSNSNNNWLDFSLSPNMKIESSSSSAAAASFFHSPPHFNYGIYYGLEGGGGRGRGEDNSPVLYSPLSMMPLKSDDSLCMMEALNRSQHHPQAAMVTTTSPTPKLEDFFGGAAMGTHQYESSDREAMALSLESMFYHQNPHPTTQHHVPSNHQNLMSHSLQQHQQQTQQHQQQYSSSYYSGLRTHAMILEEGHKQTHVSADYYNMHPARIGLDQSIAEMKSWVSRNNSMDQNNMAAGCMGENGGLSYGDLQCLSLSMSPGSQSSCVTSSQQISPTVTTDCATLVDTKKRGLEKVDQKQIVHRKSLDTFGQRTSQYRGVTRHRWTGRYEAHLWDNTCKKEGQSRKGRQVYLGGYDTEEKAARAYDLAALKYWGPSTHINFPLEDYKKELEDMKNMTRQEYVAHLRRKSSGFSRGASMYRGVTRHHQHGRWQARIGRVAGNKDLYLGTFSTQEEAAEAYDIAAIKFRGLNAVTNFDITRYDVDQIMSSNTLLASELAKRNKEVVPVNEATNQNNVAQIGNGEAVVSLKNISEGEDWEMALYQSSSQQLDQKQLSAETRNVTQAEAEDSGKMGAAHFSNASSLVTSLGSSREGSPDKSSQPSFFGMPPSASKFFTSSSDAVSSWIPTVQSRPALTNPHMRIFTAWTDA